One window of the Streptomyces sp. TS71-3 genome contains the following:
- the meaB gene encoding methylmalonyl Co-A mutase-associated GTPase MeaB → MQDVASLVAQARDGRPRAVARLISLVESASGQLREVMAALAPLAGRAYVVGITGSPGVGKSTSTSVLVSAYRRAGKRVGVLAVDPSSPFSGGALLGDRVRMSEHASDPGVYIRSMATRGHLGGLAWAAPQAIRVLDAAGCEVILVETVGVGQSEVEIASQADTSVVLLAPGMGDGIQAAKAGILEIGDVYVVNKADRDGADATARELNHMLGLGEARAPGDWRPPIVKTVAARQEGVEEVVEALEKHRAWMEERGVLAERRLARAAKEIETIAVTALRERIGDLHGDRRVGALAERVVGGELDPYGAADELVEGVTHH, encoded by the coding sequence ATGCAGGATGTCGCCTCGCTGGTGGCCCAGGCCAGGGACGGCAGGCCGCGGGCCGTGGCCCGGCTGATCTCCCTGGTCGAGAGCGCCTCCGGGCAGCTGAGGGAGGTCATGGCCGCCCTCGCCCCGCTGGCCGGCCGCGCCTACGTCGTCGGGATCACGGGGTCGCCCGGTGTCGGCAAGTCGACATCGACGTCCGTGCTGGTGAGTGCCTACCGGCGGGCCGGGAAACGGGTCGGGGTGCTCGCCGTGGACCCCTCCTCGCCGTTCTCCGGGGGTGCGCTGCTGGGTGACCGGGTGCGGATGTCGGAGCACGCCTCCGACCCGGGCGTCTACATCCGCTCCATGGCGACCCGGGGCCACCTCGGCGGGCTCGCGTGGGCCGCACCGCAGGCCATCCGCGTGCTGGACGCCGCCGGGTGCGAGGTGATCCTGGTGGAGACCGTGGGGGTGGGGCAGTCCGAGGTGGAGATCGCCTCGCAGGCGGACACGTCCGTGGTGCTGCTCGCCCCGGGCATGGGCGACGGCATCCAGGCGGCGAAGGCCGGCATCCTGGAGATCGGCGACGTCTACGTGGTCAACAAGGCCGACCGGGACGGCGCCGACGCCACGGCCCGCGAGCTGAACCACATGCTGGGCCTCGGCGAGGCCCGCGCGCCAGGCGACTGGCGCCCGCCCATCGTGAAGACCGTCGCCGCACGCCAGGAGGGCGTCGAGGAAGTCGTCGAGGCGCTGGAGAAGCACCGGGCGTGGATGGAGGAGCGGGGGGTGCTGGCGGAGCGGCGGCTTGCCCGGGCGGCGAAGGAGATCGAGACGATCGCGGTCACGGCGTTGCGCGAGCGGATCGGCGATCTGCATGGCGATCGCCGGGTCGGGGCTCTGGCCGAGCGGGTTGTGGGTGGGGAGTTGGATCCTTACGGGGCGGCGGATGAGCTGGTGGAGGGCGTGACCCACCACTGA
- a CDS encoding MarR family winged helix-turn-helix transcriptional regulator: MDTETTTRWLTDTEQCAWRTHLEVNRLLAYQLEKDLQPFGLTMNDYEILVNLSESEDQRMRMSDLASATLQSKSRLSHQITRMEGAGLVRRENCESDRRGLFAVLTEQGVATMRKVAPHHVDSVRRHFIDLMSPEALAELRASLTPVADHLRAQRGRP, encoded by the coding sequence ATGGACACCGAGACGACCACGCGCTGGCTGACCGACACCGAGCAGTGTGCGTGGCGCACCCACCTGGAGGTCAACCGCCTGCTGGCGTACCAGTTGGAGAAGGACCTCCAGCCATTCGGGCTGACGATGAACGACTACGAGATCCTGGTCAACCTCTCGGAGTCCGAGGACCAGCGGATGCGGATGAGCGACCTGGCCTCGGCGACGCTGCAGTCCAAGAGCCGTCTCTCCCACCAGATCACCCGGATGGAGGGGGCCGGGCTGGTGCGCAGGGAGAACTGCGAGTCGGATCGGCGGGGGCTTTTCGCCGTGCTGACCGAGCAGGGGGTGGCGACGATGCGGAAGGTGGCGCCGCACCATGTGGACTCCGTGCGGCGGCATTTCATCGACCTGATGTCGCCCGAGGCGCTGGCGGAACTCCGGGCTTCCCTCACCCCGGTCGCGGACCACCTCCGCGCGCAGCGCGGCCGCCCCTGA
- a CDS encoding AIM24 family protein, with the protein MTSYPAAQGPVVYDPATLPVDDNVNNYTFCVELTGTRWFLQKGRMIAHYGSMEFNGVGHGSLDRLIRTSFHSPLHASDWVVAEGHGKMLLADRAFDVNSYDLDDGNLTIRSGNLLAFQPTLALKQSIVPGFLTLIGTGKFVAASNGPVVFIEPPIRVDPQALVGWADCPSPCHHYDHGYLTGLLGGVRAWTGIGGASGEEHQFEFVGAGTVLLQSTETLMAEHDVGLVPGEPGVPGGGRPAGPAGGAPAGPGLPGQLGSLQRRFGL; encoded by the coding sequence GTGACCTCGTACCCCGCAGCGCAGGGGCCCGTGGTGTACGACCCGGCGACCCTGCCCGTCGACGACAACGTCAACAACTACACCTTCTGCGTGGAGCTCACCGGCACCCGGTGGTTCCTCCAGAAGGGCAGGATGATCGCCCACTACGGGTCGATGGAGTTCAACGGCGTCGGGCACGGCAGCCTCGACCGGCTGATCCGGACGTCGTTCCACTCCCCGCTGCACGCGAGCGACTGGGTGGTGGCCGAGGGGCACGGCAAGATGCTGCTCGCCGACCGCGCCTTCGACGTCAACTCCTACGACCTCGACGACGGCAACCTGACGATCCGCTCCGGCAACCTGCTCGCTTTTCAGCCGACTCTCGCGCTGAAGCAGTCCATCGTCCCGGGCTTCCTCACTCTCATCGGCACGGGCAAGTTCGTGGCCGCGTCCAACGGCCCCGTGGTCTTCATCGAACCGCCCATCCGGGTGGATCCGCAGGCACTGGTCGGCTGGGCGGACTGCCCGTCGCCCTGCCACCACTACGACCACGGGTACCTGACCGGCCTGCTGGGCGGGGTGCGGGCGTGGACGGGGATCGGCGGGGCGTCCGGCGAGGAGCACCAGTTCGAGTTCGTCGGGGCCGGGACCGTTCTGCTCCAGTCCACCGAGACGCTGATGGCCGAGCACGACGTCGGGCTGGTGCCCGGGGAGCCCGGGGTGCCCGGCGGGGGGCGTCCTGCGGGGCCGGCCGGCGGGGCACCGGCGGGGCCCGGACTGCCCGGGCAGCTCGGCAGTCTCCAACGTCGCTTCGGGCTGTGA
- a CDS encoding AIM24 family protein, giving the protein MPFRELNAKMVEATVTPGQTLFSQRGAMLAYTGEVSFTPSVQGGQGGLMSMIGRRVANEATPLMTVDGSGTVLFGHGGHHVRVIDLAGDTLYVEADRLLAFDGSLRQGTMFMGSQGGVMGMVRGQVTGQGLFTTTLSGHGSLAVLAHGGVIELPIAPDHPVHVDPQAYVAHRGEVRNRLSAAIGWREMVGRGSGEAFQLELSGSGTVYVQASEEKL; this is encoded by the coding sequence CGGCCAGACGCTCTTCAGCCAGCGCGGCGCGATGCTCGCCTACACGGGCGAGGTGTCGTTCACGCCCAGCGTCCAGGGCGGGCAGGGCGGCCTGATGTCGATGATCGGCCGCCGGGTGGCGAACGAGGCGACGCCGCTGATGACGGTGGACGGCAGCGGCACCGTGCTCTTCGGCCACGGCGGCCACCACGTCAGGGTGATAGACCTCGCCGGCGACACCCTGTACGTGGAGGCGGACCGGCTGCTCGCCTTCGACGGGAGCCTCAGGCAGGGCACGATGTTCATGGGCTCCCAGGGCGGGGTGATGGGCATGGTGCGCGGGCAGGTCACCGGCCAGGGGCTCTTCACCACGACGCTGTCGGGCCACGGCTCCCTGGCGGTGCTGGCGCACGGCGGCGTGATCGAGCTGCCGATCGCCCCGGACCACCCGGTGCACGTCGACCCGCAGGCGTACGTCGCCCACCGCGGCGAGGTGCGCAACAGGCTCTCGGCGGCGATCGGCTGGCGGGAGATGGTGGGCCGCGGCTCCGGGGAGGCGTTCCAGCTGGAGCTGTCCGGCAGCGGCACCGTGTACGTCCAGGCCTCGGAGGAGAAGCTGTGA